In Leptospira harrisiae, a genomic segment contains:
- a CDS encoding trypsin-like peptidase domain-containing protein has protein sequence MTLKKTNPLRYLAIAFSFLLLGTFLSPILTCGNSSENPLQLKADGTDKLSPAQTQAVALEDAFQEVFDKVSPSVVSIATERTVNVQQHPFSGDPYFDHFFGRPGGSGRVMKQKQSGLGSGIVLNEDGYIMTNHHVIKDMDKLTVKFKNQKTFDAKLIGSDETMDIALLKIDAPKGTLRPIVLADSNKVKVGNWAIAIGAPLGFEHSFTVGVVSAVQRGGIDSSGLSYIQTDAAINQGNSGGPLLNIRGEVIGINRMIASQSGGSVGIGFTIPINEARRVAEEIKTNGKVTRPWIGVGLDAVNEEDVEQLKLKDTKGAIVRQIIKGSPADKAGLKLYDVIVEMGGKEIQTPEELIGFVRTSKIGKRIEIKIIRNKNEILTSITPEQKPN, from the coding sequence ATGACTTTAAAAAAAACGAATCCATTACGTTACCTTGCCATTGCTTTTAGTTTTTTGCTTTTGGGAACATTTTTGTCACCCATCCTCACTTGCGGAAATTCTTCCGAGAACCCACTGCAATTAAAAGCAGATGGGACTGATAAATTGTCTCCCGCTCAAACACAAGCTGTGGCTTTGGAAGATGCCTTCCAAGAAGTATTTGATAAAGTATCACCAAGCGTGGTATCGATTGCCACGGAAAGGACTGTGAATGTCCAACAACACCCGTTTTCGGGTGATCCGTATTTTGATCATTTTTTTGGGCGTCCTGGTGGGTCAGGTCGTGTGATGAAACAAAAACAATCCGGTCTTGGTTCTGGGATCGTCCTGAACGAAGATGGTTATATTATGACGAACCACCATGTGATCAAAGACATGGACAAACTCACAGTGAAGTTTAAAAATCAAAAAACCTTTGATGCCAAACTTATTGGTTCAGATGAAACAATGGACATCGCCTTACTCAAGATAGATGCTCCCAAGGGTACACTTCGTCCGATCGTACTTGCCGATTCCAATAAAGTAAAAGTAGGAAACTGGGCCATCGCGATTGGTGCTCCACTTGGTTTCGAACATTCCTTTACCGTAGGTGTTGTGTCGGCCGTCCAACGCGGAGGAATTGATTCCTCTGGTTTATCATACATCCAAACCGATGCTGCCATCAACCAAGGAAATAGTGGTGGTCCACTCCTGAACATCCGAGGCGAAGTGATCGGGATCAATCGTATGATTGCTTCTCAATCAGGTGGCTCTGTGGGAATTGGATTTACCATTCCTATCAACGAAGCACGGAGAGTTGCTGAAGAAATCAAAACCAACGGAAAAGTCACTCGTCCGTGGATTGGTGTGGGCCTTGATGCAGTCAACGAAGAAGATGTGGAGCAGTTGAAGTTAAAAGACACGAAAGGTGCCATTGTCCGCCAAATCATCAAAGGGTCCCCTGCCGATAAAGCGGGTTTGAAACTATATGATGTGATTGTAGAAATGGGCGGAAAAGAAATCCAAACACCTGAAGAGTTGATTGGTTTTGTTAGAACTTCTAAAATTGGAAAACGAATTGAGATAAAAATCATTCGAAATAAAAATGAAATCTTGACTTCCATCACTCCAGAGCAGAAACCCAATTGA
- a CDS encoding energy transducer TonB, translating into MVQLSFDFRLPEKEEGERRLFFAFTFVILIVSFVLAHLITRNMLWKMLAEEQAAEMLGPKEQEKIYEVLVEQQFINPDKKDEYKALSNKDSSGGGGLTEKQGFHTLTQFREFIMGSSASTPSKAQPKSEQSKEEELFEVGIFKADPKTNSNAEESPNQSASSGQMTKIPFNYRFQQDFLFRWDGAKALTIPTKQLAGYYYFKNMLKRIEESFAPPGGGNYAYRDMAGVVAREGIKEGETKVLFMLSEQGQVLDVRLVTSQGQVVVDQACMDSIRGQNFGPVPEEVKSKGLIFGINFIFPGIRYYR; encoded by the coding sequence ATGGTCCAACTCTCTTTTGATTTCCGGTTGCCTGAAAAGGAAGAAGGGGAACGAAGACTTTTCTTCGCTTTCACCTTTGTCATCCTTATTGTTTCCTTTGTACTCGCACATCTCATCACGAGAAATATGCTTTGGAAGATGTTGGCCGAAGAACAAGCTGCAGAAATGTTAGGGCCAAAAGAACAGGAAAAAATTTACGAAGTTCTGGTGGAACAACAGTTCATCAACCCAGACAAAAAAGATGAATACAAAGCTCTCTCTAACAAGGATTCGTCGGGTGGTGGTGGCCTCACTGAAAAACAAGGATTCCATACCCTCACACAATTTCGTGAATTCATCATGGGGAGTTCAGCTTCCACTCCAAGCAAAGCCCAACCCAAATCAGAACAATCCAAAGAAGAAGAACTTTTTGAAGTAGGGATTTTTAAAGCTGATCCTAAAACCAATTCCAATGCAGAAGAAAGTCCGAACCAGTCCGCAAGTTCTGGGCAAATGACAAAAATCCCTTTTAACTATAGGTTCCAACAAGACTTTTTATTTCGGTGGGACGGGGCCAAAGCTCTCACCATCCCCACCAAACAATTAGCAGGTTATTATTACTTTAAAAACATGTTAAAACGAATTGAGGAATCTTTTGCACCACCAGGTGGTGGCAACTATGCTTACCGAGATATGGCAGGTGTAGTGGCAAGAGAGGGAATCAAAGAAGGGGAAACCAAAGTTTTATTTATGTTAAGCGAACAAGGCCAAGTTTTGGATGTTCGTTTGGTGACCTCACAAGGCCAGGTAGTGGTAGACCAAGCTTGTATGGATTCGATCCGAGGACAAAATTTTGGTCCCGTTCCAGAAGAAGTTAAATCCAAAGGTCTTATCTTTGGAATCAACTTCATCTTTCCCGGGATTCGTTATTATCGTTAG
- a CDS encoding STAS domain-containing protein: MIIHEKSSNQVAIITIEGEVDLYNAKELKDILDDKMRKHQYEIVVNLEKVPFMDSSGIGTLVTAMYKLKKYHGNLKVCSVHGSVAKVFKLTGMESHLEVFDTEENAVLSLVEERESSE; the protein is encoded by the coding sequence ATGATCATCCACGAGAAGTCATCCAACCAAGTTGCCATTATCACCATTGAAGGTGAGGTTGATTTGTACAACGCAAAAGAATTGAAAGACATTCTGGATGATAAAATGCGCAAACACCAATACGAAATTGTGGTGAACTTAGAAAAGGTTCCCTTTATGGATAGTTCCGGAATTGGGACACTTGTGACAGCCATGTACAAACTAAAAAAGTACCATGGAAATTTAAAAGTCTGTAGTGTTCATGGTTCGGTGGCAAAGGTATTCAAACTCACAGGCATGGAAAGCCATTTGGAAGTGTTTGATACGGAAGAAAATGCCGTCCTTTCCCTTGTGGAAGAAAGAGAATCTTCCGAATAA
- the ruvB gene encoding Holliday junction branch migration DNA helicase RuvB has product MSLREDWIQPGEDEPSLRPTKLSEFIGQKEVLANLSVYVEAARKRKSPLDHVLISGPPGLGKTTLANIIANELAVAFTPTSAPAISKGADLVRFLTLLKTNEVLFIDEIHGFIKKQEELLYPAMENFFVDLVVGEGVTANALQIQLQPFTLVGATTRSGLVSEPLKSRFGIHLKLDFYTDGEMQIIVDRSAKLLGVSLGEGVAMEIGKRSRKTPRIANHLLKRVRDFAEVRNETSVSLETCKFAFERMGVDHLGLDAVDRQILDILIHRYGGGPVGIKPIAVVLGEEERTLEDTYEPFLVRVGLIDRTPQGRVATKKAYEHLGIVYTGNIGENRENGPTLF; this is encoded by the coding sequence GTGAGTTTAAGAGAAGATTGGATCCAACCGGGCGAAGATGAACCGAGCCTTCGCCCCACAAAATTATCCGAATTTATCGGACAAAAAGAGGTTCTAGCCAATCTTTCGGTTTATGTTGAGGCGGCTCGGAAACGAAAGAGCCCCCTCGACCATGTTCTCATTTCCGGTCCTCCTGGCCTCGGCAAAACCACCCTGGCCAATATCATTGCCAATGAACTGGCAGTGGCCTTTACTCCCACATCCGCACCTGCTATCTCGAAGGGTGCGGATCTTGTTCGGTTCCTAACTTTACTCAAAACCAACGAAGTCCTTTTTATCGACGAAATCCACGGCTTTATCAAAAAACAAGAAGAGTTACTTTATCCTGCGATGGAGAACTTCTTTGTGGACCTTGTGGTAGGTGAAGGAGTCACTGCCAATGCCCTCCAGATCCAACTCCAACCTTTTACACTCGTTGGTGCCACCACACGCTCCGGTCTTGTCAGCGAACCCTTAAAGTCCAGGTTTGGAATCCATCTCAAACTGGATTTTTATACCGATGGGGAAATGCAAATCATCGTGGATCGCTCTGCAAAACTTCTCGGAGTTTCTCTGGGAGAAGGGGTGGCAATGGAGATTGGAAAACGAAGTCGCAAAACTCCAAGGATTGCCAACCACCTTTTAAAACGAGTTCGAGACTTTGCCGAAGTTCGCAATGAAACTTCTGTTAGTTTAGAAACTTGCAAGTTTGCATTTGAAAGGATGGGAGTGGACCATTTGGGACTCGATGCCGTGGATCGTCAAATTTTGGACATCCTCATCCATCGTTATGGTGGTGGGCCTGTAGGAATCAAACCCATCGCCGTGGTTCTCGGGGAAGAAGAACGCACTTTAGAAGACACCTACGAACCATTTCTTGTCCGAGTGGGTCTCATTGACCGCACACCACAAGGGCGAGTGGCTACGAAAAAGGCTTACGAACATTTGGGAATTGTGTATACTGGAAATATCGGGGAAAATCGCGAAAATGGTCCAACTCTCTTTTGA
- a CDS encoding DJ-1 family glyoxalase III, translating into MAKRVLIPLCPGFEEMEAIILIDVLRRGNVEVISAGKSKDPILAARKTFHLADKTFSEINSSEFDAILLPGGLEGTKQLMADPEISSILKSFQQQSKMIGAICAAPSVLRNLEIISGNDPYTAFPSSNDLAKGKGGKYTGERIVSHNNIHTSIGPGSAFEFALYILEMLEGKEVMEKVKVSLQLPS; encoded by the coding sequence ATGGCAAAACGAGTTTTGATTCCCCTCTGTCCCGGCTTTGAAGAAATGGAAGCCATCATCCTCATTGATGTTTTAAGAAGAGGAAATGTTGAAGTCATCTCAGCGGGAAAATCAAAAGATCCCATCCTTGCTGCAAGAAAAACCTTTCACTTAGCAGACAAAACTTTCTCGGAAATCAATTCCAGTGAATTTGATGCCATCCTTCTTCCGGGTGGACTCGAAGGAACCAAACAACTCATGGCGGATCCAGAAATTAGTTCCATTCTAAAATCCTTCCAACAACAATCAAAAATGATTGGTGCCATTTGTGCGGCTCCGAGTGTGCTTAGAAATTTAGAAATCATTTCCGGTAATGATCCTTATACTGCCTTTCCTTCATCCAATGATTTGGCAAAAGGAAAAGGAGGAAAGTATACAGGAGAAAGAATAGTATCACATAACAATATCCATACGAGTATTGGCCCTGGTTCTGCTTTTGAATTTGCTTTGTATATTTTAGAAATGTTGGAAGGAAAGGAAGTAATGGAAAAAGTGAAGGTTAGTTTACAACTTCCGTCATAA